GTTGGCAATAGTATTGGATCTTGAATTGGTGTTTGAATTGGTATTAGTGTTTGAATTAGTTTTGATGTTTGACTTGGTATTAGTGTTTGAATTAGTTCTGATGTTTGACTTGGTATTAGTTTTTCAATTGGCTTTTGTGAAAAGAATCCAGCACCCAAGCCAATAGTAACTCCTACAATTCCTAAAATCAGGTAGCGGATAATTGGGGAAATTTTATGTTGTTCGGATTGTGTATGCAATATTTCCGCAGTTGGCAATGCAGGGTCATTAGCTATTACCAGTTCAAAATAATCTTCAAATAGCTTCTTTTCTTGTGATGATTTAACCCACAAAGTCTCACACAGACGTTTCAAAGCAGCTTGGTCATTAATTCCAAAGCCTGCTTGCATCGCTTGTAGAACTAACTGATACTCCTCTATGCCAAGTGGTAAGCCAGCATCGCACAGTTTGGTAAACAGTTCCAGCAGAGGCAAATCATTCACGTCCACGGCTTTGTCTCAAATAACGTAAATGGTCATCCCACCTTTTCAGCAACACGCCAGCATAAGGTATCTTGCCATCCAGTTTTGCTAGAGCTTCATCTTCAGGATAACGGCGCAGAACGCGAAACCAATCAATTAATTCGCTAGTGCTGACCTTTTTGCCAGCCTCCCCCTTGTCTTCTTGCATTTTCTCCCGCAGACGCCAGAAGCTATCTATGGCTTGCTTCACCAAAGCTTCGGGTGAAGTAGGAAACAGAGCATTAACAATTTCTATTAATCGCTCACGACTTGGAAATTCCACATAGTGAAACAAACATCGACGCAAGAAGGCATCCGGTAAATCCTTCTCATCATTACTGGTGATTAAAACAATTGGTGCTGCTTTGGCCTCAATTTTTTGTCCTGTTTCTTCGACAAAGAATCGTTTTTGGTCTAATTCCAATAGCAAATCATTAGGAAAATCAATATCAGCTTTATCAATTTCATCAATTAACACTACCCTGCGCTGCTGTTGCTGAAATGCTCGTCCTAATGGCTCCCAGCGTACATAGCTAGTCGGGTCATCAATTCGCAGAATTTGTTCTGGTGTTAGGCGACTGGAGGTTGCAAGTTGGGCATCACGCAACCGTCCCACGGCATCGTAAATATACAAACCATCCCGCGCTCGACTGGTGGATTTAACATACCAAGCTTCTAATTTCAAATCTAGCTCGTAGGCAACTGCACTTGCCAGTAAAGTCTTCCCACATCCTGGTTCTCCCTTCAGTAGTAAGGGGCGTTCTAAGTAAATCGCCAAATTCACCGCTTCTACCAGTTCGGGATTAGGAAAATAGGGATATAAAAGCTGTCCGTTCGCGCCTCTTTCTCCCAACTGTGGCTGAACTTTACCTGTATATTCCAAGAGTTTTCCACCTACGGCTTGAACCATATTTGCTCCCATTCACAATTAGACAAGCGACAAATTTCTTGTAAGGCGGGTTCTGGAATACCATTCCACTTTTTTGGAGTATGTCACGTACTGCTTCATCTACCTCTACCTCTGTTGCCAAGTCGATTAACAGTTCCTCGGCTTCATACTTTATCCAAGTAACTAGCTCATTTTCGGAAAATTCGGTAATCATAGGTAGCTTAATAGGGGTATCCGGTTCCCAATCTGGGTTGAGTTGCTCTGCAAAAGAAATATTCCAACTGCCCACACAGCCCTCATTGTCAACCAAAAACATGAATAGCTGGAATTGATTGGTTTGTCTAGTAGTCTCCCTAGCTTTAGTCACCAATGGAAACCAGAACTTAAGGATCATTTCTTGTAAAAAAGCTTCAGACAGGTGATTCACATTGTCAAAAATCAGCAAGATGGTTTGAGTTCGCGACCATTTATACACTCTTTCTATAATGTCTGAGTTTGAGCTTCCCCAGCCAAGACCGACCCCATAGCTAAGTTCACGCCATAGTGCAGCAACATCACTTCTACGGGCAATGCGGGTAAGGTTAATCACCACTCTCTTAGCGTTAACGTTATTGCTAACATACTTTGACACCAACCGATTCAATAACCAGCCTTGTCCATACCACAGTGAGCCATGAATCAGGAAAGCTGCTACAGAATGAGCTTTAATAAATTGTCGGAATGCTCCCGTCTGAGTTTGATATCCCAATTTCAATAAAGCACGATACACCCTTCCACTAGATAAAGCTTGTTCTAGTGCATCAAGCTGTTGAGTGAGTTCGTTGAGTTGTGTTTCTGTTTGTTCAATTTCCTTTTCGAGCTGGAAGCGAGTGGCAGTGCTTGCCTCGATTGCACAAGCACACCGTAGTTTTTTTTCCTTCTCTATCAGTAAGTTACGCTGCTGTTCTAATGCTTGGCGTCTACGCTCTAAGTACTGTTCATCGGACATTCAATTACTTTTTTAGTGAATAATCTTTACTCAAAAGGAGTAGCCAGAATGTTGATGCAGCAATCTGAGCGATCGCCTTTTGTTTCAATAGCTGAAACATCATGCTGACAATAGATATAACTTATGTAGTTTCTTATAAAAGTAATTTACCACTTCCAGACCTAGTATAAAAATCTGGTTTAGATAGTCCGCTTTTACCTAAGCCAGCAAATTAGATGTTAGCCGATCATTGCTCACTAGGATTTAATACAACGATAATTTCTGCTAGCCTGACTCCCAAACGTTTCCAGTGGGGATTGCTAGAGGAAAAAGTACTATCCCCTAACACTGCTTGGTAGTCATTGGGAAACTTTTCATAAGCATTGGGAGCAGCGTTTACTCGTAAAATGAGTTTGCCTTGATAACGGGATAATTTACTACTATCCAACAAGATAGTACCGCCGTAATCCCACTCCAATCCATAGAGTTTAAAGTTACCTAACTTCTTACGTAACTCGCTCAATGGTGTTCCAATACCGATACCTTCGGGGGTTTTCCAAGCTGAACCCAAGTTACGCACATCTAGAGGTTTGGTACGAGTATTATCACTCCAAACTACTAGCAGAGAGCGTCCCTGATTTAGATTTACCTGAGTAGCTGCAAAACTACCTATTCCTTCAGCACCAGAGATAGTTTTATCAACGAGATGGGATACACCAAACAGTCTGACTAAATCCTGCTTGGTGGTTTTGCGTGTTATCAGGCTAACTCTTTCCCCAGGAACAATTAAGGTATCTTTTAAGGGTTGCGATTTAGCAACAGTAATTGGGTGATTGATTTTCTGGGGTAGTGCAAAGGCTTGGTTTGCTGAATAGTTTAGCAGTAAAGCTAAAGTAGCTGTAGCAATCCCTTTGAGCGATGAATTCATAGGTTTTACTATTGGTTAGTAGAATATGAGTGAGGAGTACTCATAATTTAACTACTACAAATTACCAATTAAAGATTCCCGATTTTATAATAACTTTATTTCATCGCTCTAGTTGCGTTTAAAATTGCCAGCATTGCTACTCCAACATCAGCAAATACAGCTTCCCACATTGTCGCTATCCCTAAAATACCCAATCCAATAAATACACCTTTAATTGCTAACGCAAACCCAATATTTTGCCAAACAATTTGCCTTGTTTTTCTGGCGATTTGGATTGCTTCTGCAACTTTGGATGGTGCATCTGTCACGATTACAATATCAGCAGTTTCGATCGCTGCATCTGAGCCTAATCCACCCATTGCCATACCAACATCTGCTCTAGCAATCACTGGTGCATCATTAATTCCATCCCCAACAAAGGCAACTTTACCATGCTTGTCAGGCGGTGCTGAGTAACTTCTCAATGGCATTAACTTTTTCTTCAGGTAATAACTCTGCTTCGTAGGTATCTATGCCAAGCTGTTGAGCAATGCGGGAAGCGATCGCTTGATTATCTCCTGTCAACATTACTGTTCTCTCTACGCCCATGCGCTTGAGTGCTTGAATAGCAAGTCTTGCATCTTCTTTGAGTTCATCAGCAATCACAATATATCCAGCGTAAATATTATCTACTGCTAGGTGAATAACTGTTCCTTCTAACTGGCAATTATCGTGAGAAATCTTCTCTCTATGCAATAGGCGATCGCTTCCCGCTATTACTACCTTATTTTCAATCTTGGCTCGAATTCCATAGCCTGCTATTTCTTCATAATCTCCAATCTCAAATTCATCAATTTTTCCACCATAAGCCTTGCAGATAGATTGTGCGATGGGATGATTTGAGTGCGATTCTACTTTGGCAGCTAATTGCAACAGTTCTTGTTTATTCCAGCCATTTAATGGGACTATTTCTACTACTTTGAATACCCCTTTTGTTAAGGTTCCAGTTTTATCAAAAACCACTGTATTAACTGCATTTAAAGTATCTAAAAAAGTAGAGCCTTTAACCAAAATACCACGTTTAGCTGCACCTCCTACACCTCCAAAGTAACCTAATGGAATACTGATAACGAGTCCACACGGACAGGAGATAACTAGTAAAATTAGGGCACGATAAACCCATTCGGAAGAAGTTGCACCCGAAATGAATAAAGGAGGTAATATTGCAACTGCTAAAGATGTAAAAACTACGATTGGGGTGTAATATCGGGCAAATTTAGTAATAAACTTTTCTGTAGCTGCTTTTTTGCTTTTGGCATTTTGCACCAAGTCTAAAATCTTAGCAATGGAAGATTCATCAAATAGTTTTGTGACTCTAATGACGAGCGCACCTATTTTATTAATCGTCCCAGCAAAAACTGTTTCTCCAATTATTACCGTTCGTGGTACAGATTCTCCAGTTAATGCAGATGTATCAATTTGCGAATTCCCATCTATAATTTCGCCATCTAAGGGAATCTTTTCTCCAGGCTTGACAATAATAATATCGCCAATATTTACTGTTTCTGGCGATACTTTCTTCAGTTTTCCTTCTACTTGAATATTTGCATAGTCTGGGCGGATTTCCAATAATGATTTGATCGAATTACGAGAACGACTGACGGCAACATCTTGAAACAATTCTCCAATTTTATAAAATAACATGACTCCGACAGCTTCGGGTAATTTATGAATTGCGATCGCCCCTAATGTTGCTACTGTCATTAAAAACGTTTCATCAAATATTCTACCTCTGACTATATTGCGCCCAGCAGTTTTTAAAACACTCCATCCACTTAATAAATAAGCAGGAATGAAAAGCAGATATTCACCTATTGAGTAGAATGTATTGTGTAATTGATTTTCAAAAATTACACCAGGTGCATATAAACTTAAAATTGCTACCAAAAGCAATATCTCATTTTTCAGATTGAATTCTCCACCGTGTTCGTGATTGTGGTCATGGTTATGATTCTCATCATGATTGTGATTATGAACATGGTTATGATTCTCGTGATGGTCATGTTCACAGCTACAACAATCTGAAGATTCCGAATGTACTTTCTGCTTCATTTTTTCTATGTAGGCTAGTAAATTAATTGAGATATGAGCCTTTTTTTAAATGTAATGAAAAAAAGAAGTTTTTACAAGTTGAGATTTTAAGAACGAGAATCTATCTCAAATATATTGCTAAATATATACGCTATTTTTTGGTTAAAATGAAGATTTGTAATCTGGTAAAATTAGCGGTAACAGTTCTCAATTGGATAGAAAAATCTAAGATATAACTTTTGTTCGTAGTGAGCGATTTATCGCTCTGTATAAGAATTTAAAGGGTTAGATCTGCTAATTACGAGGTTTAATCTAAATTAAGCTCTTATACTTACATCAAGCAAATCACAACCGTCTTGGGAATATACAGCAGATTGAAATTTGCTGAATTACATAACGTTCCATCTAAAAGCTAGATATCAAGCCTATTTAATTGTTGAATTATGATGTAGTAAATAATTTCCGATCCAACTGGTGAAGAGATGGAACTTTCTTGGGTAACAAGTGTCTATCTAGCTATTCTCAGGGAAAATTTACTTGAAGTTTGAAAGTTAATCGAATACCCTAATCTAGTAGACAATTTTCTCAAGGAAATCTATGAACAAAAAAATTCTTCTGAATTTGCTTTCCACTTCCTCAATTTTTGTGTCGATGATGTCTACGCTGGTGGCATTTAACCCTGCCCATGCTAGTATGACTCAGCGATTAATGCACACACAAGATGGTCGTACCTGTATCACGAACCCACATGGTGGAAAAGATTTTGTGTGCATTCGAGATTCAGAGAGAAAGCAACCTTATACCTCTACACGTTCCTCAACTATTGCCACATCAGTATCAGATCAGAATGTTGCCATGTTGAACTTTACTGAAGAGGAAAGCGATGCTGCAATTAAGGTCTTTGGTTGCGACTGTCCATTGTGTGTAAATTCTTTGCGTCAGTTGCGCGGTACTGGAAACTTGGTGTACTAAGGTTGAATAGCGCTGATAGCGACTATAACTTTTGTTAGATACACGTGATTAATCACCTATAAAAGATATACGAAACCAAAAAAGCATTTTTAACTACCTACCACTACTATTATTTGGCCAAATGTAAATTGATTATTGCGGCGATTTGTAGGGGCAACCCATGAACATAGGTGTCAAAGTTTTGCCCTCACCCCCAGCCCCTCTCCCATCCGCGAGAGGGGAGGTAGACATTCAATTCCCCTTCTCCCTTGGGAGAAGGGGTTAGGGGATGAGGGCGTAAGGGATTTGCAAAACGCCTGTCCGATATAGTTTTCGGCTTAAGTTGACACCAACGATCTATTAGTTGCCCCTACAGCGTCTTTTGTGTAAGTGCTGAGAGAAAAAGACTATTCAACCACCTCATTTACAGGGAATCTATCAATCAACTGCATCGCCCGATAGGCATTGCGCAAGAAAGAGTCTGGCAAATGGGGAATGTGGGGTATCTGCGACAATAAATCCAGAGTTCTGCGTAAAATTCTCACTACATCGCCTTCATCCAAGGTAGTGTTCTCGCAGAGTTCAGTCCACTCCATTCCCAGTGCCCATTGTTCGACTATGGCAATTAACTCAAATTCCAACCATATCGGCAGGGCTACGTTATACCGCCGTTGTCGTTGGAACATTTGGTGGCGAATTCCCCGCAATTTTTTCAAGGCTTCTGCCACTTCATTACTAAGGTCAAAATTAACTTTGCTATCTGGACGGGGCGTTTCCATCACCAAAGCCGCTGCTGCTGCTGCTAAATGATGCGGATCTAAATTGTCTAATTCACCACTAGCGAATACTAAACCCAGCCACAATTCATTTTCCCCTCGAATGGCGGCAGCGATTCGCCCTAATACTGTGGGGACTAAGTTATCCAAAGCGTCAAAATGTTGCAGAATGGCGATTAAATTGAGAAATTCTTCCCAATGACGTTGTGACTGTTGCTCTACTTGCCCTTGCAACTGTTCGAGTTCGGCTTCTAGTTCTACATAGCGGGCTCGACGCTTGAAAAGCGTTGCGGCATTGCCTGATTGATGTAGGGGATGAGCTTCTAATTGCTCTTGAATAGCGGTAACGTGACTGAGTTGTTCCGCTACTTCTGGTGCTAGATGCAAAGATTCTATCGGATTGGGAATACGCACAGCGATCGCAAAGCTTTCTTCGTTACCACGGCGTGACTGTCCTGGCTTCAAAGGCATCTCTGGCGGTGGCAGTACATTAGGTGGCACCTCAATTCGCGGCAGTTCGGCATACAAATCGACTACATCCCCTGTAGTTGCTACATACCAGCGGTTATCGTGCCCCAAGCATACCAAGTAAGGAGCTTGACCAGAACCCGGCGATTTTCCCACTAAAACTGCGGTTACGGGTGAAGACACTGTGATATTTTTGCCCTTGAGACTCAATAGAGTTCCTGACACTGCAAAGCCCAACATCATCCCCAATTCTTCTTGTCTGTCGTCCTGTGCTTGCTCTTGCAAGGTTTTCAATATCTGGCGTTCCACCTTCAGGCGTTGCCGCAATTTCTCATAAACAGCCAGTTCATTTTCATTAACTGCGGCGATTTGCTCATGAAGTTGAGCTAATTGGGTTTGCAATTCGGCAATCTCATCGTATTCTGGCCGTAAATGCAAGGTCGCCATATACTGCCCAAAACTGCGCTCTATCAGTTCCCTGGTTTGCTCTAGGGTATGGGTTTGCAACAAGTTGAGTACCATGCCGTAACTGGGCGTAAACTGACTTACTAGAGGGTCTGGCTTGGATGTTCCCAAATACGCCGCTTCTTTGGCTCCTTCAAAGGGAGTTTGGACTGTCACCACATGACCTTGTTTATCCATCCCCCGCCGGCCTGCTCGTCCCGCCATTTGCAAGAATTCGGAAGCGTTCAACAGGCGGTGTCCGGTGTCGGTACGCTTGGAAAGGGTAGAAATTACCGTTGTTCGAGCGGGCATATTAATTCCCGCTGCTAGTGTCTCAGTGGCGAATACTACTTTAATCAGCCCTTGCTGAAATAGTTCTTCTACCAGTGCTTTCCAAGCAGGTAAAATCCCCGCGTGGTGAGCAGCAATTCCTCGATACAGGGGTGCAATTTGTCCAGAACGCCCTGCTTCAGGATTGCGGGCTAAAAAGTCATCAATCTGTTGCCGCAAAATCTGAGACTCTTCATTATTTACCAGCCATAAGTCACCCACTTCTGCCACCGCTTTATCACATCCCCGGCGGCTGAAAATAAAGTAAATTGCTGGTAGCATATCCCGTTGTTCTAACTGGCTCAAGGTATAAATTATACCGGGAGCTTCCGGTCTGCCATTTCTCCCCCTATCCCTTTCTCCCCCCTTCCCCTTTTTTTTCTGAAGCCGGGGGTTAATTTTGGTTTTGCTATCATTCAGCAGGGGGAATAAACCTTTAGGATTGCAAAAGTGAAATTCTAAGGGGACTGGGCGAAAATCGGAGTAAATCAGGTCTGTTGGGCCGTGAACGCGATTTAGCCAATCGGTGAGTTGATCGCTGTTGGCAACCGTTGCTGAGAGGGCTGCCAGTTGGACTTCACGGGGACAATAGATGATTGATTCTTCCCAAACTGTACCGCGCTGGCGATCGTTCATGTAGTGGCACTCATCAAGTATCACTGCTTCAACGTCTACCAATGAGATGCCGATTTGCCCGATGGGTGTACCATAGAGCATATTTCGGAAAATTTCTGTGGTCATCACCAAAATCGGTGCATCCCTGTGAATGGAAGCATCTCCAGTTAATAGCCCGACTTGATCAAACCCGAATTTTTCTCGAAAGTCACGTAATTTTTGATTAGACAGCGCCTTCAGGGGAGTAGTATAAAATACACGCTTCCCTCGTGATAGGGCACGATAAATGGCGTATTCCCCGACTAATGTTTTGCCCGAACCTGTGGGGGCACATACGACTACGGAGCGTCCAGCGTTTAGGGACGCGATCGCTTCTTTTTGAAACTGATCCAGATCAAAGGGAAATATAGTCCCTAAGTCAAGTTCTGGAGACGGTGCAGGATAATTCACTCAATCACATTTGCAACCAGATTGTTTACTATACTAACGAGTCTTTTGTCAACTTCGTTAGGTTAAGAGTTAGGAGTGAGGAGTTAAAACTCATAACTCATAACTCATAACTTTATTTTCCCAGTTCTTGCGATCGCTCTGTGGCAGCTTTGACTGCTTCAATTAAAGCGGAACGAAATCCTGCCTGTTCTAGCTTGGCAATCCCGGCAATGGTTGTACCTCCGGGGCTGGTAACACGATCTTTGAGTTCTGCTGGGTGCATTTTGGTTTCCTGCAACAGTTTTGCTGTTCCCAGTACGGTTTGCAAGGCTAGTTGATTGGCAATTACTCTAGGTAAACCTGCGGCTACTCCGCCATCTGCAAGTGCTTCTATTAACAACGCCACGTAAGCGGGGCCGCTACCAGATAGCCCTGTAACTGCATCCATCAGCCCTTCTGAAACTTCTACGACTTCACCCACAGCAGAAAAAACTTGCTGTGCTATTTGGTGATGCAAGGCATTGGTATATGCACCGAAACAAATCGCAGTAACTCCTGCTCCTACTGTTGCCGGGGTGTTGGGCATTGCTCTAATCACTGGCAATTGCACAAACGCTGCTTCTAGCTGACTTAAGAGCACACCCGCCAAAATAGAAATGATGAGAGGTGAATGTTCTCTATTAAGAATATCAATATCTGCTAATTCTTGAGCGATCGCGCTAAATACCTGGGGTTTCACTGCCAAAAATAGAACTTCTTTTGCTTCAGTGAAAACCTGGCTATTATCTGTCGTCACAGTAACACCGTATTGCTGCTTTAAAAAATCTAGGCGTGAAGATAGCGGTTCGCTAACTATGACTTCTGATGATTGATAAATTCCACGCGTGATAAGGCGGGATAAGAGCGCTTCTCCCATTACCCCACCACCAATTAAGCCAAATTTTATAGTCATTAGTCATTAGTCATTAGTCATTGGTCATTAGTCGTTTGTCATTTGTCACCATGAGCAAAACCCAGGACAAATGACAAAGGACAAAGGACTAACTACTAATTTAACTTTATTGTGCCATCCGGTTAGTTTCGTTGCCCCAGCTTTGATTTGGAGTACCTGTTGTCGGACGGGAAGGACGTACTGGTGGTTGTGGTACTTCATGAAGAACGCCACCTTGGGTACTAACTTGGACACAACTTGGTGTAAACAAAAAGATGCTCTCTCCGATGCGCTCTTGATGTCCATCTAGTGCGTAAGTACCACCTGCTACAAAATCTACTGCTCGTTGAGCTTGATCTGGATCCATGATTGTCAGATTTAATACCACTGACTTGCGTTCGCGCAACGCTTGAATTGCCTGGGGCATTTCTTCAAAGGTGCGTGGTTCGAGTACTAAAACTTCCGAAATTCCGTTAATTGCTCCTGGCATACCAATCACATTCCCCATTGGCTTTGAACCTGCTGTCATATCATCTCCCATTGTAGGCACTGGTTCCCGCCAGCGTCGATTTTGAGCGGCTGGATTCTCTTGTGGTGCTGGCTGGGGATTTTCTTGCTGATACAGATTTTGATAATTATTATTATCTGTTTCTGGTTCTTCTTCGTAATACTCGTATTCTACTTGCTCATTTAGACCCACAAAGTCTCTGAGTTTGGAAAAAATGTTGTTCATTGTGTGTGTACTCTCCTGGTGCGAATAGCCTGTATTGACTTGGCTGAGGATTAGTTGAAATAGGAGCGCTCGCTACATCGGTGGATACTTCAGCAACTGTATTGCTAGTTGTAGCCCATACTACGGGTTTTGGCGATGAACTGACACTTATTGGAAAGGTCTGTGCATCGCCTAAACATAATAATGAGTAAAGATTATATCCTACGGTTTATCCGAAGGAAACTTCTTTATACCCCATTTTCCCTTGGCGATTGCTCTTGTCAATACTATATCCTTTGTTTCCGATTGCACCAGTCTGTTACAAAATTCTTGTCATCAAATCCTTAGCTTCGATTAATACTGCCCTACAAGGCTGATGATTAATCGGCTAAGAGCGATCGCCAAACAAGATTGTTCCTAATCGTACCATCGTTGTGCCTGCTTGCACTGCCAGTTCGTAGTCGCCTGACATACCCATAGATAGGTGCTGCATTTTAATATGCGACCAGTTTTGCTCCTGGATTTCTTTGGCTAGCTCACGATTGCGATTAAACACACTGAGAATTTCAGAATCTTTTAATCCTGATGGCGGAATTGTCATCAAACCTTGAATTTGTAAATTTTTGTATTGATTGAGTGTGGGTAAATCAGCCAAAAGTTCTGGCACACTCCAACCAGACTTGTTGGGATCGGGGAGAATTTTCACTTGCAGGCAAACCTGGGGACTCACTCCTAGCTGTTGCGCCAATTGGTCTAAGCGCTGTGCCAGCTTCAAATTATCCACGGAGTGAATCCAAGGGAAATGCTCGATGGCTTTTTTGGCTTTATTGCTTTGCAAATGTCCAATAAAGTGCCAGGTAATATCCGGTAAGTCTTGCAACTCGGCTTGTTTGCTGGCAGCTTCTTGGATACGACTTTCCCCGAAATCACGAATTCCGGCGTTGTATGCAGACCGAATGGCCTGGGCAGAAACTTGCTTGCTAACAGCAATCAATTTGACTGAAGTTGGCAGTGAGGAACGAATGGAAAGAATACGTTCGGAAATCGAACTGTTCATTGGAAGGTGCGCTGGAAAACACTCTGAAGCTGATCGTACTCCTGAGAATGCCCACTGCGCCGCAGGGTACGTAAGCGATTTTCCAACATCATTCTCGCCTCAGTACGTCCTAGAGACTGGAATTTAACACCTTTAACGTCATTTGCCACCAAAAAAAATAAGCGCTGAGCATAAAGTGTGGTGAACAAATCCTGGTTCTCATCAACCATACAGATTTTGTAGAGTAAACCCCAAGTTGGATGGTTTATGTAAGTTTCTGCGTTTTCTGGATTCATTTAAGAGTCAAGGTGTAGTCAAGGTGGAAGTATATATATCTTTTCGCAGTGAATTCCAAACATTCAGACGATAATACCAACATTCGTCAGAATATTTGGTTAAAATGCGAAGCTGCGGTTACGAAGACCTTGATCTAGTTCCTAATGGGCAGATGAAGCTAGTGGTAGTGAAGCGCAATGGTACAACAGATGCCGCGAAGCGTAGATTCAAAGAGTAGAGGCTGTTCAACAAATATCACCATCTGCTTTGGTGACTTCAATTTAGCAATGTGTAGGGACAAGGTACAAAATATTCCCGATCCTCTGGTTGAAAGTTCGACGTGGGAAGGAAAAACACCCTTTGAAATTCCCAACGGCAACAGCGAATTTTTCAACTTCTTTCCATACTGCCACAACTGTCGCNNNATGGCACAAAATTGGGAGNNNGGATTGGGTACNTGGAAAGAAAACTATCATTTATGCAAAAAGTCTATTGATTATCCAGTATTTTCAATGGTGGAATTGGTGTCTGAGCATTGTGCAGAGATTCATAAGGGTACTCGGTCAAAAATCTTAAGATTAATTTGTAGTGTTCGCGCAACGCTGGTTAATACCTAAAATCTACAGGAAATGTTAGGGGATCAATTTTATGGCTGGGTTAGCTATTCAAATTACCCTACCATATTGTTACCTATAGCTCAATACTATTCGGTTAAGGCAAGAGACGCGATGAATCGCCGTCTCTACAATAATCAGTCTTTGGTAGAGACGCCGATTTAATTTTTTACTTCTGACTCCTGTTAGCGCAGCGGGGCGTAGCCCATTCTAGACCCTTCGGCAGGCTCAGGGCATCGCTCCTGAATTCTGCTGTATTACCTCTTACCATTTTCTCGGTGCAAAATTACGCCTGAGTTCCTATAGCTAGCCGTATTCCCCAGAATAAGATTAAAGTTGCGATCGCCAGCCAGTCACGCCCTTTTAATCGTAAATCGTGCCACTGGACTCGATGCTCGTTGGGACTGGTAAAACCCCGTACCATCATGGCATTCGCCATTTGATCGGCTCGTAAGAGGAGATTTTCCAAAAGTCTCTCTGCGACTGTCATCCAAACCTTGAATGCTCCTTTTAATCCCAGCTTTTTCCAATTAATTGCCCTTGTCATCACAGAGCGAAATAAATTTTGCACTTCTTCTAAAACCAAGGGAATAAAGCGCAAGGACAAGGTTAAAGTTAAAGCAATTTCTGTGACAGGCAACTTGAAGCGTCGCAAGGGTTGCATTAAGCTTTCTATGCCAGATGTGATTTCTTCTGGTGCGGTTGTCAGCAGATAGAGGTTGGTGCTGTAAATGACGGTAAATATAAGT
This portion of the Nostoc sp. GT001 genome encodes:
- a CDS encoding energy-coupling factor transporter transmembrane protein EcfT, producing MDLLRSLPLGLYLEQPQTWLHKIDPRVKFAWLMSFLTSYVLANNNWRVLLVVVLILATLIARIPRRVWQQQMGWLLMLSFFVLVIAAISPDGLGVDYQSRLPANEQILTQPANSNNIKEPAAEKKAYSYVLFHKGPVKVTRYSLSLAVRLSTLIFTVIYSTNLYLLTTAPEEITSGIESLMQPLRRFKLPVTEIALTLTLSLRFIPLVLEEVQNLFRSVMTRAINWKKLGLKGAFKVWMTVAERLLENLLLRADQMANAMMVRGFTSPNEHRVQWHDLRLKGRDWLAIATLILFWGIRLAIGTQA